The following coding sequences are from one Dromaius novaehollandiae isolate bDroNov1 chromosome 22, bDroNov1.hap1, whole genome shotgun sequence window:
- the PPP1R9B gene encoding neurabin-2 produces MLRTEAASGAAAPGGNAAAGGSGAGSGGLRSASPHRNAYEASIQALKTTKDADGEDAKKARSKKYGSNVHRIKNMFLQMGTAPGAEGACDLAKAKEKPVRLSLPRASSLSEPMDQGALLKLGTSVSERVSRFDSKPDKPFSKLQETRKIFERSLQEKETTNKLLLRKERAGFQDRKLDVVVKFNGSTESLDKLDTEAVSPTVSQLSAVFEKADLRNNLHKTPGKVGPLNSKLVSKRSRVFLQGQDAGKAESRPGDGAALQARLRQAEEEKGPGKGSRPAEKDGGSARGPGVQEVCKIKPVEVEESGESEPEPEAGERAEEPAGEPALPPEPAKGAEVPRAETTVPAGQEAGRGAAEKPPERGEETAYPEEAGKGERADEGDLYDESKKEDFSEADLVDISAYSGLGEDSGGSGLDEDEEADGLYEPESSCVEIPGLSEEEEPVPNRKIQFSTAPIQVFSTYSNEDYDRRNEDVDPMAASAEYELEKRVERLDLFPVELEKDSEGLGISIIGMGAGADMGLEKLGIFVKTVTEGGAAHRDGRIQVNDLIVEVDGTSLVGVTQSFAASVLRNTKGRVRFLIGREKPGEQSEVAQLIQQTLEQERWQREMIEQRYTQYTEEDEETGEYATDEEEEMSPMFPSSEMAIEVFELAENEDTLSPVEMDPEKLVHKFKELQIKHAVTEAEIQQLKRKLQCLEQEKARWRAEKAQLEQSVEENKERMEKLEGYWMEAQNLCQAVDEHLKETQAQYQTLERKYSKAKRLIKEYQQKEIEFLKKETAQRRVLEESELAHKEEIEKLQEKISELEAKLQTLKNSNPTSRPTPGPGRFRVPVPPPRPPARRGGPALRRPRLGPARFPGALGPARPGSARGPAAGGAQDARGARLCLTMSVSKLQDVDEVFDFTAVVPETQRLDSSLQKARARLLAKGRRHRPSRSRLRDSASSTEGEEGPERRGAEGSGSPAAGRRSPGGCSPPASSPRSAPSPFSRGTEFSFEASAVRRALGDPEGPSPPLSRYRPLTNASSQEGLAGTPSPKSCHSSDSSPGFARRDARPQRHSEDDSRDMSPPEPASPTVGLDKKTRRKFLDLGVTLRRASSGKSKKEKGSNRLSMGSREAAEGSGRPSGSPFLPFSWFSDGAKGSASPGTASPAGSPRHEGLSPAKSASQESTLSDDSTPPSSSPRLPSSTADTKCSYPYHTLSQSSDEFLDEPPGAAAGWTCQQVGQWLESLNLEQYVDEFLAHGVDGPRLLHLDGAKLKALGVGSSQDRAVLKRKLKELSLAVEKERKAQEKAEKQREKQKKRDQEQRRS; encoded by the exons ATGCTGAGGACGGAGGCCGcgagcggcgcggccgccccgggcggcaacgcggcggcgggcggcagcggcgcggggagcggcgggctgCGGAGCGCGTCCCCGCACAGGAACGCCTACGAGGCCAGCATCCAGGCCCTCAAGACCACAAAGGATGCCGACGGCGAGGACGCCAAGAAAGCCCGGAGCAAGAAGTATGGCTCCAACGTCCACCGGATCAAGAACATGTTCCTGCAGATGGGCACGGCGCCGGGCGCCGAGGGCGCCTGCGACTTGGCCAAGGCCAAGGAGAAGCCCGTCCGCCTCTCCTTGCCCCGGGCCAGCAGCCTCAGCGAGCCCATGGACCAGGGCGCCCTGCTCAAGCTGGGCACCAGCGTCTCCGAGCGGGTGAGCCGCTTCGACTCGAAGCCCGACAAGCCCTTCTCCAAGCTGCAGGAGACCCGCAAGATCTTCGAGAGGAGCCTCCAGGAGAAGGAGACCACCAACAAGCTCCTGCTGCGGAAGGAGCGGGCCGGCTTCCAGGACCGAAAGCTCGACGTGGTGGTGAAGTTCAACGGCAGCACCGAGTCCTTGGACAAGCTGGACACGGAGGCCGTGTCGCCCACCGTCAGCCAGCTCAGCGCCGTCTTCGAGAAGGCCGACCTGCGCAACAACCTGCACAAGACGCCGGGCAAAGTGGGGCCGCTCAACTCCAAGCTGGTCAGCAAGCGCTCCCGGGTCTTCCTGCAGGGCCAGGACGCGGGCAAGGCGGAGAGCCGGCCGGGCGACGGCGCCGCGCTCCAGGCCCGGCTCCGGCAAGCCGAGGAGGAGAAGGGGCCGGGCAAAGGCAGCCGGCCGGCGGAGAAGGACGGAGGCAGCGCCCGGGGGCCCGGCGTGCAGGAGGTGTGCAAGATCAAGCCGGTGGAGGTGGAGGAGAGCGGCGAgtcggagccggagccggaggcGGGCGAGCGGGCGGAGGAGCCGGCGGGCgagccggcgctgccgccggagcCGGCCAAGGGGGCCGAGGTGCCGCGGGCCGAGACGACGGTGCCCGCGGGCCAggaggccgggcgcggggcggccgagAAGCCCCCGGAGCGGGGCGAGGAGACCGCCTACCCCGAGGAGGCCGGCAAGGGCGAGCGGGCGGACGAGGGCGACCTGTACGACGAGTCCAAGAAGGAGGACTTCTCCGAGGCGGACCTGGTGGACATAAGTGCCTACAGCGGGCTCGGGGAGGACTCGGGGGGCAGCGGGCTGGATGAGGACGAAGAGGCCGATGGGCTCTACGAGCCCGAGTCCAGCTGCGTGGAGATCCCCGGGCTCTCCGAGGAAGAGGAGCCCGTGCCCAACCGAAAGATCCAGTTCAGCACGGCGCCCATCCAG GTCTTCAGCACTTACTCTAACGAGGACTACGACCGCCGCAACGAGGATGTCGACCCCATGGCCGCCTCGGCCGAGTACGAGCTGGAGAAGAGGGTGGAGCGGCTTGACCTCTTCCCCGTGGAGCTGGAGAAAG ACTCCGAAGGGCTGGGGATCAGCATCATCGGCATGGGCGCAGGGGCCGACATGGGCCTGGAGAAACTGGGCATCTTCGTCAAGACGGTGACGGAGGGAGGGGCGGCCCACCGGGACGGCAG GATCCAGGTGAATGACCTCATCGTGGAGGTGGACGGCACCAGCTTGGTGGGGGTGACGCAGAGCTTCGCCGCCTCCGTGCTCAGGAACACCAAGGGCCGCGTCCG GTTCCTCATCGGGCGGGAGAAGCCGGGTGAGCAGAGCGAGGTGGCCCAGCTGATCCAGCAGACCCTGGAGCAGGAGCGGTGGCAGCGGGAGATGATCGAGCAGCGGTACACCCAGTACaccgaggaggacgaggag ACGGGCGAATACGCCACagacgaggaggaggagatgagCCCCATGTTCCCCAGCAGCGAGATGGCCATCGAGGTCTTTGAGCTGGCTGAGAACGAGGACACGCTCTCCCCGGTGGAGATGGACCCCGAGAAGCTGGTGCACAAGTTCAAGGAG CTCCAAATCAAGCATGCCGTCACCGAGGCCGAGATCCAGCAGCTCAAGAGGAAG ctgcagtgcctggagcagGAGAAGGCCCGGTGGCGGGCCGAGAAGGCCCAGCTGGAGCAGAGCGTGGAGGAGAACAAGGAGCGGATGGAGAAGCTGGAGGGGTACTGGATGGAGGCGCAGAACCTGTGCCAGGCTGTGGACGAGCACCTCAAGGAGACGCAGGCCCAGTACCAGACCCTGGAGCGCAAGTACAGCAAGGCCAAGAGACTCATCAAGGAGTACCAGCAAAA GGAGATCGAGTTCCTGAAGAAGGAGACAGCCCAGCGGCGCGTGCTGGAGGAGTCGGAGCTGGCCCACAAGGAGGAGATCGAGAAGCTGCAGGAGAAG atCTCCGAACTGGAGGCCAAGCTGCAGACTTTGAAAAATTCCAACCCGACT tcccggcccacccccggccccggccgcttCCGGgttcctgtcccccccccgcggcccccggcccggcggggcggcccggctcTGCGGCGccctcggctcggcccggcccggttcCCCGGCGCCCTCGGCCCGGcacggcccggctcggcccgcggcccggcggcgggaggcgcccaGGATGCCCGAGGAGCGCGG ctctgtcTCACCATGTCGGTCTCCAAGCTGCAGGACGTGGATGAGGTTTTTG ATTTTACCGCTGTGGTTCCAGAGACGCAGCGGCTCGACAGCAGCTTGCAGAAGGCCCGAGCCCGGCTCCTAGCCAAGGGCCGGCGGCACCGGCCATCCCGCTCCCGCCTGCGAGACAGCGCCAGCTCCACCGAGGGCGAAGAGGGGCCCGAGCGGAGG ggagccgagggcagcggcagccccgcggccgggagGCGCTCGCCGGGGGGCTGCTCGCCCCCGGCCTCGTCCCCGCGCTCGGCCCCGTCACCCTTCTCCCGCGGCACCGAGTTCTCCTTCGAGGCCTCGGCCGTGCGGCGGGCGCTGGGGGACCCCGAGGGCCCCTCGCCACCCCTCAGCCGCTACCGGCCCCTCACCAACGCCTCGTCCCAGGAGGGGCTGGCGGGTACCCCCTCGCCCAAGTCCTGCCACAGCTCCGACAGCTCGCCCGGCTTCGCCCGCCGCGACGCCCGGCCCCAGCGGCACAGCGAAG ATGACAGCCGGGACATGAGTCCCCCCGAGCCGGCCAGCCCCACCGTGGGGCTGGATAAGAAAACGCGGAGGAAGTTCCTGGATCTGGG GGTGACCCTCCGCCGGGCATCCTCTGGcaagagcaagaaggagaaggGGAGCAACCGCCTGTCCATGGGCAGCAG GGAGGCGGCGGAGGGCTCCGGCCGCCCCTCGGGctcgcccttcctgcccttctcctGGTTCTCGGATGGCGCGAAGGGCTCGGCCTCCCCGGGCACCGCTTCGCCCGCCGGCTCGCCCCGGCATGAGGGCCTCAGCCCCGCCAAATCCGCCTCCCAG gaaTCGACGCTGAGCGACGACTCCACGCCGCCCAGCTCCAGCCCCCGGCTGCCCAGCAGCACGGCCGACACCAAGTGCTCCTACCCCTATCACACCCTGTCGCAGTCCTCGGACGAG TTCCTGGACGAGCCCCCCGGCGCAGCCGCGGGCTGGACCTGCCAGCAGGTCGGGCAGTGGCTGGAGAGCCTCAACCTGGAGCAGTACGTGGACGAGTTCTTGGCCCATGGGGTCGACGGTCCCCGGCTCCTGCACCTCGACGGCGCCAAGCTCAAG GCGCTGGGCGTGGGCAGCTCGCAGGACCGCGCGGTGCTCAAGCGGAAGCTGAAGGAGCTGAGCCTGGCGGTggagaaggagcgcaaggcccaggAGAAGGCGGAGAAGCAGCGGGAGAAGCAGAAGAAGAGGGACCAGGAGCAGCGGAGAAGCTAG
- the PDK2 gene encoding pyruvate dehydrogenase kinase, isozyme 2 — translation MRLLRCLRKRAALAGVPTYIEHFSKFSPSPLSMKQFLDFGSSNACEKTSFAFLRQELPVRLSNIMKEINLLPDRVLRTPSVQLVQSWYVQSLLDIMEFLDRDPEDRATLGQFTDALVTIRNRHNDVVPTMAQGVIEYKEAYGDDPVSNQNIQYFLDRFYLSRISIRMLINQHTLLFDGSTNPAHPKHIGSIDPHCSVADVVRDAYNMAKLLCDKYYMSSPDLEIEEVNANNSQQPINIVYVPSHLYHMLFELFKNAMRATVESHENSPRLPAIKVMVALGQEDLSIKMSDRGMGVPLRKIERLFSYLYSTAPTPQLGTGGAPLAGFGYGLPISRLYAKYFQGDLQLYSMEGFGTDAVIYLKALSTDSVERLPVYNKSAWRHYQASQEAGDWCVPSTEPKNTSTYRVP, via the exons ATGCGGCTGCTGCGGTGCCTGCGGAAGCGGGCGGCCCTGGCCGGCGTGCCCACCTACATCGAGCACTTCAGCAAGTTCTCGCCCTCGCCGCTCTCCATGAAGCAGTTCCTGGACTTCG GCTCCAGCAATGCCTGTGAGAAGACCTCCTTCGCCTTCCTGCGGCAGGAGCTGCCCGTCCGCCTCTCCAACATCATGAAGGAGATCAACCTGCTGCCGGACCGGGTCCTCCGCACGCCCTCGGTGCAGCTGGTGCAGAGCTG GTACGTCCAGAGCCTGCTGGACATCATGGAGTTCCTCGACAGGGACCCCGAGGACCGGGCCACCCTAGGACA GTTCACGGACGCCCTCGTCACCATCCGCAACCGGCACAACGACGTGGTGCCCACCATGGCGCAGGGGGTGATCGAGTACAAGGAGGCCTACGGGGACGACCCCGTGTCCAACCAGAACATCCAGTACTTCCTCGACCGCTTCTACCTGAGCCGCATCTCCATCCGCATGCTCATCAACCAGCACA CGCTGCTCTTCGACGGCAGCACCAACCCGGCGCACCCCAAGCACATCGGGAGCATCGACCCGCACTGCAGCGTGGCCGACGTGGTGAGAG ATGCCTACAACATGGCCAAGCTCCTGTGTGACAAGTACTACATGTCCTCGCCCGACCTGGAGATTGAGGAGGTGAACG CAAACAACTCCCAGCAGCCCATCAACATCGTCTATGTCCCGTCACACCTCTACCACATGCTCTTCGAGCTCTTCAAG AATGCCATGCGAGCCACGGTGGAGAGCCACGAGAACAGCCCGCGGCTCCCGGCCATCAAGGTGATGGTGGCCCTGGGCCAGGAAGACCTCTCCATCAAG ATGAGCGACCGGGGCATGGGTGTCCCTCTGCGGAAAATCGAGCGTCTCTTCAGCTACCTGTACTCCACCGCTCCCACCCCGCAGCTGGGCACGGGGGGTGCCCCCCTG GCTGGCTTCGGCTACGGCTTGCCCATCTCCCGCCTCTACGCCAAGTATTTCCAGGGCGATCTGCAGCTCTACTCCATGGAGGGCTTCGGCACGGACGCCGTCATCTACCTAAAG GCCCTGTCCACGGACTCGGTGGAGCGGTTGCCCGTCTACAACAAGTCGGCCTGGCGGCACTACCAGGCCAGCCAGGAGGCCGGGGACTGGTGCGTGCCCAGCACCGAGCCCAAGAACACGTCCACCTACCGCGTGCCGtag
- the ITGA3 gene encoding integrin alpha-3, whose protein sequence is MARRRRLLLGALLLLLLGALLRAAAAFNLDTAFPVLKEGATRRGFFGFSVALHRQTERRERYLLLVGAPQDVDTENGTRTGAVYSCPLTASKSDCQRLDIELKSEPDKYIIEDMWLGVTVASQRQPAGRVLACAHRYTKVLWSGSEDQRRMVGKCYVRGNDLRLNISDEWQTYHNEMCNSNTDAEETGMCQMGTSAGFTANIIYFGAPGAYNWQGTNYMLQREMWDLHDFSYPNQKNGNTYIGYTAEMGSAVLQQDAVTVVSGAPRYQHTGAVYLLSRSPQHTLERSLLLPGHQVGSYFGSAVALADLNNDGWQDLVVGAPYYFKRKQEVGGAVYVYMNEVGGFRPEPSLVLTGPSYSAFGFAVASIGDINQDGFQDIAVGAPFEGPGKVYIYHSSAEGLLDKPRQVISGSDLGPASMQTFGYSLSGGLDVDSNSYPDLLVGSLAERIALLRARPVINILNKTLSVNPSKVDPARCTPDSCIKVTVCFSYNQSAGDPKYKENIDLEYTLEADKDRHPPRVKFLGTHSATYRGIFRMPDTRCETKELLLVENIRDKLHPIILSMNYSLVEQPRTFQLGLHSLNAFPVLNEDQSHENETKIEFQKECGIDNKCYSNLQLQSSFITDQNQPLPRLNGTQVLQYSRDTRKLYLSVNITNTPTTAFNGEDAHEALLNITVPATLLPSSVRPSGACTFAETVLCELGNPFKRNQRAELIITFEAIGITLDTREVLVWLDLSTQSTQEDLQPVLAKLLVDYSIQSSLTTVSSHIQSHFSGTVVGESAMQREQDVGSALTFDFQVTTKGESLGALGTILLGFEWPYEIPNGKWLLYPTEILVNNNETCQPPGAVINPLNLTLLEDKVPFRRRRELGASQLAEPPITLATAKKAKSEVVLSCSKGTAHCIWFECPVRDTQHPTTFSVRARVWNSTFIEEYSDFDRVKVDGTATLFLRTHVPTINMRNHTVRFSVDVDSELTEEQPAEIALWLVLVSVAAGLLLLGLIILLLWKCGFFRRANTRAMYEAKGQKAEMKIQPSETERLTDDY, encoded by the exons GCTGCTGGTCGGGGCGCCCCAAGATGTGGACACGGAGAACGGCACGCGGACGGGCGCCGTCTACTCCTGCCCCCTCACCGCCTCCAAAAGCGACTGCCAGAGGCTCGATATCGAGTTGAAGA GTGAGCCGGACAAGTACATCATCGAGGACATGTGGCTGGGAGTGACGGTGGCCAGCCAGCGGCAGCCGGCCGGGAGGGTGCTG GCCTGCGCTCACCGCTACACGAAGGTGCTGTGGTCGGGCAGCGAGGACCAGCGGCGCATGGTGGGCAAGTGCTACGTGCGGGGCAACGACCTGCGCCTCAACATCAGCGACGAGTGGCAGACCTACCACAACGAGATGTGCAACTCCAACACGGACGCCGAGGAGACGGGCATGTGCCAGATGGGCACCAGCGCCGGCTTCACCGCCAACATCATCTACTTCGGGGCACCCGGTGCCTACAACTGGCAAG GTACCAACTACATGCTGCAGCGAGAGATGTGGGACCTTCACGACTTCTCCTACCCCAACCAAAAGAACGGCAACACCTACATAG GGTACACGGCGGAGATGGGCAGCGCCGTGCTGCAGCAGGACGCGGTGACGGTGGTGTCGGGCGCTCCGCGGTACCAGCACACGGGCGCCGTGTACCTGCTGAGCCGCAGCCCCCAGCACACGCTGGAGAGGAGCCTGCTGCTCCCCGGCCACCAGGTCGGCTCCTACTTCGGCAGCGCCGTGGCCCTGGCAGACCTCAACAACGACGG GTGGCAGGACCTGGTGGTGGGAGCCCCCTACTACTTCAAGCGGAAGCAGGAGGTGGGGGGAGCCGTGTACGTGTACATGAACGAGGTGGGGGGCTTCCGGCCCGAGCCCAGCCTGGTGCTCACCGGCCCCAGCTACTCCGCCTTCGGCTTCGCTGTGGCCAGCATCGGGGACATCAACCAGGACGGCTTCCAGG ATATCGCTGTGGGGGCTCCTTTTGAGGGGCCCGGCAAGGTCTACATCTACCACAGCAGTGCAGAAGGACTGCTGGACAAACCCCGGCAG GTGATCAGCGGTTCAGATCTGGGTCCCGCCAGCATGCAAACCTTCGGGTACTCGCTTAGCGGGGGGCTGGATGTGGACAGTAACTCCTACCCCGACCTGCTGGTGGGCAGCTTGGCGGAGAGGATTGCCCTGCTCAG AGCTCGTCCTGTGATCAACATCCTGAACAAGACCTTGTCGGTGAACCCCAGCAAGGTGGACCCTGCCCGGTGCACCCCCGACTCCTG CATCAAGGTGACCGTCTGCTTCTCCTACAACCAGAGCGCCGGCGACCCCAAGTACAAGGAGAACATCG ACCTGGAGTACACGTTGGAGGCTGACAAGGACCGGCACCCACCCAGGGTGAAGTTTTTGGGGACACACTCTGCCACCTACCGCGGCATCTTCCGTATGCCTGACACCCGCTGCGAAACCAAGGAGCTCCTGCTGGTG GAGAACATCCGGGACAAGCTACACCCCATCATACTCTCCATGAACTACTCGCTGGTGGAGCAGCCCAGGACCTTCCAGCTGGGCCTCCACTCCCTCAACGCCTTCCCCGTCCTCAACGAGGACCAGTCCCACGAGAACGAAACTAAG ATTGAGTTCCAGAAGGAGTGTGGCATAGACAACAAGTGCTACAGCAACCTCCAGCTCCAGAGCAGCTTCATCACCGACCAGAACCAGCCCCTGCCCAG GCTGAACGGGACCCAGGTGCTGCAGTACAGCCGGGACACGCGGAAGCTGTACCTGAGCGTGAACATCACCAACACGCCCACCACGGCCTTCAACGGCGAAGATGCCCACGAGGCCCTGCTCAACATCACAGTGCCTGCAaccctgctgccctcctctgtcCGCCCG agcgGGGCCTGTACCTTTGCAGAGACGGTGCTGTGTGAGCTGGGCAACCCCTTCAAGAGGAACCAGAGG GCAGAGCTGATCATCACCTTTGAGGCCATTGGGATCACGCTGGACACACGAGAGGTCTTGGTGTGGCTGGACCTATCCAC gcaaagcacccaggaggACCTGCAGCCCGTGCTGGCCAAGCTGCTGGTGGATTATAGCATCCAGTCGTCGCTGACCAC AGTCTCCTCCCACATCCAGTCGCACTTCAGCGGGACGGTGGTGGGCGAGTCGGCCATGCAGAGGGAGCAGGACGTGGGCAGCGCCCTCACCTTCGACTTCCAG GTGACCACCAAGGGGGAGTCACTGGGTGCCCTGGGCACCATCCTGCTCGGCTTCGAGTGGCCCTACGAGATTCCCAACGGCAAATGGCTCCTGTACCCCACGGAGATCCTGGTCAACAACAATGAGACCTGCCAGCCGCCCGGGGCAGTCATTAACCCCCTCAACCTCACT CTCCTGGAGGACAAGGTCCCGTTCCGGCGGAGACGTGAGCTGGGGGCATCGCAGCTGGCAGAGCCCCCCATCACCCTGGCCACCGCCAAGAAGGCCAAGTCAGAGGTGGTGCTG agctgctccaagGGCACAGCCCACTGCATCTGGTTCGAGTGCCCCGTCCGTGACACCCAGCACCCCACCACCTTCAGCGTCCGCGCCCGCGTGTGGAACAGCACCTTCATTGAG GAGTACAGCGATTTTGACCGGGTGAAGGTGGACGGCACAGCGACGTTGTTCCTCCGGACCCACGTCCCCACCATCAACATGAGGAACCACACAGTGCGG TTCTCTGTGGACGTCGACTCGGAGCTGACGGAGGAGCAGCCAGCCGAGATTGCGCTGTGGTTGGTGCTGGTGTCCGTGGCagccgggctgctgctgctcgggctgaTCATCCTCCTGCTGTGGAAG TGCGGTTTCTTCCGGCGGGCCAACACGCGGGCCATGTACGAAGCCAAGGGCCAGAAGGCGGAGATGAAGATCCAGCCGTCTGAAACGGAGCGGCTGACGGACGACTACTAG